In 'Nostoc azollae' 0708, the following are encoded in one genomic region:
- a CDS encoding FTR1 family iron permease: MNLSTALPTFVITLREGVEAALVVGIVLAFLKKAKQSRLNFWVYAGVAVGIFVSALIGVLFTWLIKILGSINPQYTSVVEPILEGVFSILAILMLSWMLIWMTKQARFMKAQVEVAVTEALTQNSNAGWGVFTLVLVAVIREGFETVLFVAANFQQGLLPSLGAISGLGIAATIGVLLFKWGVKINIRQFFQVMGILLVLIVAGLVVSALQSFDEATANLALSSRSSENLCFYYEHFTKVHSCILGPMVWNTAKILPDEHFPGIILRSLFGYRDKLYIVQAVGYLGFLLSIGGLYFRSIMGGKTPSQKRFPLAQK, from the coding sequence ATGAACCTTAGTACAGCCTTACCTACTTTTGTAATTACCCTTCGAGAAGGAGTAGAAGCAGCCCTTGTTGTAGGTATTGTCCTAGCTTTTTTGAAAAAAGCTAAACAATCCCGACTCAATTTTTGGGTATACGCTGGTGTTGCTGTTGGTATCTTCGTGAGTGCTTTGATAGGCGTTTTATTTACTTGGCTAATTAAAATACTCGGTTCGATTAATCCTCAATACACTTCTGTAGTTGAACCAATTTTAGAAGGTGTATTTAGTATATTAGCAATACTTATGCTCAGTTGGATGCTGATCTGGATGACGAAACAAGCCAGATTTATGAAAGCACAAGTTGAGGTAGCTGTTACAGAAGCATTAACACAAAATTCAAATGCTGGTTGGGGAGTTTTTACTTTAGTTTTAGTAGCCGTTATCCGCGAAGGATTTGAAACAGTTTTGTTTGTAGCCGCAAATTTTCAACAAGGTTTATTACCCAGTTTAGGTGCAATTAGTGGTTTAGGAATAGCAGCAACAATTGGTGTCTTATTATTTAAATGGGGTGTAAAAATTAATATTCGCCAATTCTTCCAAGTAATGGGAATTTTATTAGTGTTAATTGTGGCTGGTTTAGTAGTTTCAGCTTTACAAAGCTTTGATGAAGCTACAGCTAATCTTGCTCTGAGTAGTCGATCATCAGAAAATCTGTGTTTCTATTATGAACACTTTACCAAAGTTCACTCTTGTATCTTAGGTCCAATGGTTTGGAATACTGCTAAAATATTACCTGATGAGCACTTTCCTGGTATTATTCTTAGGTCTTTATTTGGTTACAGAGATAAACTCTATATAGTACAAGCAGTAGGATATTTGGGGTTTTTACTAAGCATTGGTGGGTTGTATTTCCGCAGCATTATGGGTGGAAAAACTCCAAGTCAAAAACGCTTTCCTCTGGCTCAAAAATAA
- a CDS encoding energy-coupling factor transporter transmembrane component T family protein has translation MFNLSLPLRLQLSLIIVIGTALLKYHAWYNLIGYGASALIWTWSLQVPIPKLGRLLGSELIFLSLVALPLGWERASFLLLRSVICLITMNTFLLTLPPHSFGIALKSLPIPTGLKENLILAGQYLEILLSEVAQMQRGAQLRGLNNTGRWLRYVSTSMIGALYLRTLDRAERVYTAMLTRGYNGKLPLDSPLNPKERFILIIVGVVGTSITVSSYL, from the coding sequence ATGTTTAATCTTTCATTACCTTTAAGATTGCAACTGTCCCTAATCATTGTCATTGGGACAGCGTTGTTAAAATATCATGCTTGGTATAACTTAATTGGATATGGTGCGAGCGCACTTATTTGGACTTGGTCTTTACAAGTACCTATTCCCAAATTAGGCCGTTTACTAGGCTCAGAACTAATTTTCCTTTCTCTAGTAGCCCTACCTTTGGGATGGGAACGAGCTAGTTTTTTGCTTCTCCGTTCCGTCATTTGTCTCATTACCATGAACACTTTTTTATTGACCCTACCCCCTCACAGTTTTGGCATTGCCTTGAAAAGTCTACCCATACCTACAGGATTAAAAGAGAACCTAATCCTAGCTGGACAATACTTAGAAATATTACTCTCAGAAGTAGCACAAATGCAGCGCGGCGCACAACTACGTGGTCTAAATAATACAGGACGATGGCTACGTTATGTCAGTACATCCATGATTGGTGCATTATATTTGCGTACCTTAGATAGAGCCGAAAGGGTATACACAGCAATGTTAACTCGTGGTTATAATGGAAAATTACCCCTAGATTCACCCCTCAACCCCAAAGAACGCTTTATCCTAATAATAGTGGGAGTAGTTGGGACTTCTATCACTGTCAGTTCTTATTTATAG
- a CDS encoding ferritin-like domain-containing protein: MQELDHQRTIDILNAIMEFELAGVVRYTHYSLMVTGPNRIPIVAFFKAQASESLLHAQQVGEILTGLEGHPTLRIAPMEETFKHTVKDILTESLSHEKKALDMYKSLLETVTAASIYLEEFARGMIGQEEMHNLELKKMLRDFS; this comes from the coding sequence ATGCAAGAACTCGACCACCAAAGAACAATTGACATACTCAACGCCATCATGGAATTTGAACTAGCTGGAGTAGTTCGCTACACCCATTATTCCTTGATGGTAACTGGTCCAAACCGCATCCCAATTGTAGCTTTTTTCAAAGCCCAAGCTAGTGAATCCCTACTTCATGCCCAACAAGTAGGAGAAATTCTTACAGGTTTAGAGGGACATCCTACCCTGAGAATTGCCCCAATGGAAGAAACCTTCAAACATACAGTCAAGGATATATTGACAGAAAGTTTATCCCATGAAAAGAAAGCACTGGATATGTACAAAAGTCTTCTAGAAACCGTCACTGCTGCCAGCATATATCTCGAAGAATTTGCTCGCGGTATGATTGGACAAGAAGAGATGCACAATCTCGAACTGAAAAAAATGTTACGTGATTTTAGCTAA
- a CDS encoding CbtB domain-containing protein gives MTTFSSSSVLQKTVGITLSKPVQVTLYMLLSSLVIWTALFSTYPAAHNATHSVRHHTLGIGCH, from the coding sequence ATGACAACTTTTTCTTCTAGCTCAGTATTACAGAAAACAGTAGGTATTACCTTATCCAAGCCAGTACAGGTAACTCTTTATATGTTGTTATCTTCCTTAGTAATTTGGACTGCATTGTTTTCTACTTATCCTGCTGCTCATAATGCAACACACTCAGTACGTCACCATACATTAGGTATTGGCTGTCACTAA
- a CDS encoding helix-hairpin-helix domain-containing protein — MIKSRYIFLSIAACFIVSLSSCSGEIPSANIQSTSSTATVTETTTHSGHGSKAKININSAILSELDKFEAKLGVSALSNKIQASRPYASPKDLVAKKVVTEQQFDQIKDMVTVEEVLLSGEAKDVDYMTKLGLMKGHLLVAKELVEQNQPKQAEPHIGHPVEEIYVDVEEQLNERKVKEFKTNLVSLTNLVKSNPTDAKIKTNLTTSMANVHGAIAALAAEQRSKPEFVLQVINGLLDSANAEYDAAVANGKISAPIEYQDSRGFVIYSHELYKTISSAMAQSDPEAHKAIDTTLTELLKVWPAAIPPAQAVKTPNDVTKLVKTIEENTQKILEKANTKTQS; from the coding sequence ATGATCAAATCCCGGTACATATTTTTGTCTATTGCTGCTTGTTTCATTGTTTCCCTGAGTTCTTGCAGTGGAGAAATACCATCAGCGAATATTCAATCAACATCAAGTACAGCAACAGTTACAGAAACTACCACCCACAGTGGTCACGGTAGCAAAGCCAAAATTAATATTAATAGTGCTATTTTATCAGAATTGGATAAATTTGAAGCTAAACTAGGTGTTTCAGCCTTATCTAACAAAATTCAAGCTAGTCGTCCCTATGCTTCTCCAAAAGATTTAGTTGCCAAAAAGGTAGTTACTGAGCAACAGTTTGACCAAATTAAAGATATGGTGACTGTGGAGGAAGTGCTTCTCTCAGGAGAAGCGAAAGATGTTGACTACATGACAAAATTGGGATTAATGAAGGGGCATCTTTTAGTAGCAAAAGAACTCGTAGAGCAGAATCAGCCAAAACAAGCTGAACCTCATATTGGACACCCAGTTGAAGAGATTTATGTTGATGTTGAAGAACAGCTAAATGAGCGCAAGGTTAAGGAATTTAAAACCAATTTGGTGAGTTTGACTAACTTAGTCAAATCTAATCCTACAGATGCCAAGATTAAAACTAATTTAACCACTTCGATGGCAAATGTACATGGTGCGATCGCAGCCTTAGCAGCCGAACAACGCTCAAAACCAGAATTCGTACTACAGGTAATCAACGGGTTGTTAGATTCAGCTAACGCCGAATATGACGCAGCTGTAGCCAATGGAAAAATTAGCGCCCCAATAGAATATCAGGATTCTCGCGGCTTTGTAATCTACTCTCATGAACTATATAAAACCATCTCCAGCGCAATGGCACAATCGGATCCTGAAGCGCACAAAGCCATAGATACTACTTTGACTGAACTATTAAAAGTTTGGCCTGCTGCTATCCCACCCGCACAAGCAGTCAAAACCCCTAATGATGTTACCAAACTAGTGAAAACCATAGAGGAAAACACCCAAAAAATATTGGAAAAAGCTAACACTAAAACACAAAGTTAG
- a CDS encoding multicopper oxidase domain-containing protein, giving the protein MSDNFTQSKDKLWNRRQVLKLGLFGGGVACTGALLQILDIKNNTSVRIPPMEMPDSHDATNPMQVLRNFDYGTIKRENGRIIREFQLTAGTSTIELNSSVSYNIWDLNGRIPGPTLRAKEGERIRILFLNKAGHSHSLHFHGVHPSEMDGVRPISNGKATIYEFDAEPYGIHLYHCHVEPVTRHIAKGLYGMVIIDPPKPRPPADEIVLIMSGYDINDDNRNEYYAFNGLPHHYMHNPIQIYQNQLIRLYVLNMIEFDYAVTFHLHANFFDVYRSGMTMTPSEKTDVLTMGVAERHILEFAFRYPGKYMFHPHQDALAENGCMGQFEVIAEKDTKTPVKPT; this is encoded by the coding sequence ATGTCTGATAACTTTACTCAGAGTAAAGACAAACTTTGGAATCGTCGTCAAGTCCTGAAACTAGGATTATTTGGTGGCGGAGTAGCATGTACGGGAGCATTGTTGCAAATCCTAGATATAAAAAACAATACTTCTGTGAGAATTCCACCAATGGAAATGCCTGATTCTCATGATGCTACTAACCCTATGCAAGTATTACGAAACTTTGATTATGGGACAATTAAGCGTGAAAATGGACGGATTATTCGAGAATTTCAGTTAACTGCTGGCACTTCTACCATTGAGCTTAACAGTTCTGTCTCATACAATATTTGGGACTTAAATGGACGCATCCCTGGTCCAACATTACGAGCTAAAGAAGGTGAAAGAATAAGAATACTTTTTCTCAATAAAGCTGGACATTCCCATTCTTTACATTTTCATGGTGTACATCCTTCAGAAATGGATGGGGTACGTCCAATTAGTAATGGTAAAGCAACTATATATGAATTTGATGCTGAACCCTATGGCATTCACTTATATCACTGTCATGTAGAACCTGTAACCCGTCACATTGCAAAGGGGTTATATGGAATGGTTATTATTGATCCTCCGAAACCTCGTCCACCTGCGGATGAAATAGTTTTAATCATGTCTGGCTATGACATAAATGATGATAACCGGAATGAATATTATGCATTTAATGGATTGCCTCATCATTATATGCACAATCCTATTCAAATTTATCAAAATCAATTAATTCGTTTATATGTTCTAAATATGATTGAATTTGACTATGCTGTGACGTTTCATCTCCACGCTAACTTTTTTGATGTTTATCGTTCTGGGATGACGATGACTCCCAGTGAGAAAACCGATGTTTTGACTATGGGTGTCGCAGAAAGGCATATTTTGGAATTTGCGTTTCGTTATCCAGGTAAGTATATGTTTCATCCACATCAGGATGCCTTAGCTGAAAACGGATGTATGGGACAGTTTGAAGTCATAGCCGAAAAAGATACTAAAACTCCCGTAAAGCCAACCTGA
- a CDS encoding energy-coupling factor ABC transporter ATP-binding protein produces the protein MTSLTSHPQISISQPHQSVVEVQNLVYAYPDQQPVLTEISFTLNVADRVALIGATGSGKSTLLENLIGLKQPQSGKITINGIPIAPNTLPQIRRQIGFSFQDANDQLFMPTILEDITFGPRNYGISHVAAKDKAQQILAEFGLEQYAHRSAYELSGGQRRLAALAAILALDPAILILDEPTNGLDPAWRRHLAQILLKLPVQVILIASHDLHWLGKVTQRALVLSGGSIQIDSHIQPLLKDGTNLERFGLPIDW, from the coding sequence TTGACATCCTTAACTTCTCATCCCCAAATTTCCATTTCCCAACCGCATCAATCTGTAGTTGAAGTACAAAATCTTGTATATGCCTATCCTGACCAACAACCAGTATTAACAGAAATTTCCTTTACATTAAATGTAGCCGATCGCGTCGCCTTAATTGGTGCAACCGGTTCAGGAAAAAGCACACTCCTAGAAAACCTCATCGGACTCAAACAACCCCAAAGCGGTAAAATTACCATCAATGGTATTCCCATAGCCCCAAACACCCTACCCCAAATTCGGCGACAAATAGGTTTCAGCTTCCAAGATGCCAACGACCAATTATTTATGCCCACAATCTTAGAAGACATCACCTTCGGTCCCCGTAACTATGGTATTTCCCACGTAGCAGCCAAAGATAAGGCACAGCAAATATTAGCTGAATTTGGACTAGAACAATACGCCCACCGTTCCGCCTACGAACTTTCCGGAGGACAAAGACGACTAGCGGCTCTAGCAGCCATCTTAGCCCTAGACCCAGCCATTCTCATCTTAGACGAACCCACCAACGGACTAGACCCCGCCTGGCGAAGACATTTAGCCCAAATATTATTAAAATTACCAGTGCAAGTTATATTAATAGCCTCCCATGATCTTCACTGGTTAGGAAAAGTCACTCAACGCGCCCTCGTCCTGTCAGGTGGTAGCATTCAAATAGACAGCCATATTCAACCATTGTTAAAAGATGGCACAAACTTAGAAAGATTCGGTTTACCAATAGATTGGTAA
- a CDS encoding ABC transporter substrate-binding protein, which translates to MITEQHTSAKSVIALSCLAADIISQLDQKKLVGISGSSLFKKDSRLQGITHISEGQNAPNLEKIVSLKPDLVIGATGFSNVPLQKLQQLEIPTLSTKVNSWQSLEQLTKTLANKIDIDPQLLLNSYKNFLTANQNQNISTLILVSRQPISTPNKNSWAGDLMSKFGAKNIASELQGNSPIGGYVTLSAEKVLEANPDVLIIVNAEPNLLNSLKKEPFWQKLKASKNNRVYVFDYYGLVNPGSLNAIEKACQELEKVF; encoded by the coding sequence ATCATCACAGAACAACACACATCAGCGAAAAGCGTCATCGCACTTTCATGTCTTGCTGCTGATATTATCTCTCAACTTGATCAAAAAAAACTTGTAGGAATTTCTGGTAGCTCCTTATTTAAAAAGGACTCAAGATTGCAAGGTATTACTCATATTAGTGAGGGACAAAATGCACCTAACTTAGAAAAAATTGTTTCTTTAAAGCCAGATTTAGTAATTGGTGCAACAGGATTTTCTAATGTACCTTTGCAAAAACTTCAGCAATTAGAAATACCAACTTTATCCACAAAAGTAAATAGCTGGCAATCTTTAGAACAATTAACTAAAACACTTGCTAACAAAATAGATATAGATCCCCAACTATTATTAAATAGTTACAAAAACTTTTTAACTGCTAATCAAAACCAAAATATTTCTACTTTAATTCTGGTGAGTCGTCAACCGATTTCAACACCAAATAAAAACAGTTGGGCTGGGGATTTAATGTCCAAGTTTGGAGCGAAAAACATAGCTTCAGAATTACAAGGTAATAGTCCCATTGGTGGATATGTGACACTTTCCGCTGAAAAAGTTTTAGAAGCAAATCCAGATGTTTTAATTATTGTTAATGCTGAACCAAATCTATTAAATTCCTTGAAGAAAGAACCTTTTTGGCAGAAGTTAAAAGCCAGTAAAAATAATCGAGTTTATGTGTTTGATTATTATGGGCTTGTAAACCCAGGTAGTCTAAATGCCATTGAAAAAGCTTGTCAGGAGTTGGAAAAAGTATTTTGA
- a CDS encoding transposase family protein, with product MEENLSNLLDLPGVTVESWDYSDSSLSFNLSILISGIHCPYCRKYTTQLHQVRPILVRDLPTFAKQVHLNLTRCQFYCRFCQRYVTEQLEFINWRRKYTKRYEEMIYYLVHNSSFEKVTKQEDLSIEQVNNIVNLFNHEEKTKMAFS from the coding sequence ATGGAAGAAAATTTAAGCAATTTACTGGACTTACCAGGAGTAACAGTAGAATCTTGGGATTATTCAGACAGTTCCCTTAGTTTTAATTTGAGCATTCTCATCTCAGGAATTCACTGTCCCTATTGCCGTAAATATACAACACAATTACATCAAGTTAGACCTATTTTAGTGAGAGATTTACCCACTTTTGCTAAACAAGTTCACTTGAATTTAACACGGTGTCAGTTTTATTGTCGATTTTGTCAACGTTACGTAACAGAACAACTAGAATTTATTAATTGGCGCAGAAAGTACACAAAAAGATACGAAGAAATGATTTACTATCTAGTTCATAATTCCAGTTTTGAAAAAGTGACTAAACAGGAAGACCTCAGCATTGAACAAGTTAACAATATTGTTAACTTGTTCAATCACGAGGAAAAAACCAAGATGGCTTTTAGTTAA
- a CDS encoding energy-coupling factor ABC transporter permease, whose translation MHIPDGFVSVSVAGATSLASVVALFIAVKRSKTAFGIRRAPILGLTTAFIFAAQMINFPVAGGTSGHLLGGTLAAIILGSPWAGILCIATVLIIQAVLFADGGITALGANILNMAVIGVWTGWILTQTLQKLLGSPQKRLPLVGGIAAAFSVVAAAIACAIELALSGIAPSIVVLPTMTGVHILIGIGEGLITGGVLTYLATTRPDLLPGEEQRFQGWLVPIVSVFLIAGVLSLFASAWPDGLERVAESLGFINLAEVVRVNIPTPFADYGIQGLGQIGTSIAGFLGSGLCFGVAFGIAKFVKTNNV comes from the coding sequence ATGCATATACCTGATGGATTTGTTTCTGTATCGGTAGCAGGTGCTACCAGTTTAGCCAGTGTGGTAGCTTTATTTATTGCTGTCAAGCGATCAAAAACAGCTTTTGGTATTCGTCGCGCTCCCATCTTAGGCTTAACCACAGCCTTTATTTTTGCCGCCCAAATGATTAATTTTCCAGTTGCAGGAGGGACTAGCGGCCACCTATTAGGAGGAACATTAGCCGCCATTATTTTAGGTAGTCCCTGGGCGGGAATATTATGTATTGCTACCGTATTAATTATTCAAGCTGTACTATTTGCTGATGGTGGAATTACCGCTTTAGGTGCAAACATTTTGAACATGGCAGTTATTGGAGTTTGGACAGGTTGGATATTAACCCAAACCTTACAAAAGCTACTAGGAAGTCCTCAAAAACGCTTGCCCTTAGTGGGAGGTATTGCCGCAGCTTTTAGTGTTGTTGCTGCTGCCATAGCTTGTGCAATTGAGTTAGCCCTATCAGGAATAGCACCATCTATAGTTGTTTTACCCACCATGACAGGAGTACATATTTTAATTGGCATTGGTGAAGGTTTAATTACTGGCGGTGTATTAACTTATTTAGCCACAACCAGACCAGATTTATTACCCGGAGAAGAACAAAGATTTCAAGGTTGGTTAGTTCCTATCGTGAGCGTTTTTTTAATAGCTGGTGTACTTTCCCTATTTGCTTCCGCATGGCCAGATGGTTTAGAAAGAGTTGCCGAAAGTTTAGGTTTTATTAATTTAGCAGAAGTAGTGAGAGTCAATATACCTACCCCATTTGCAGATTATGGAATTCAAGGTTTAGGACAAATAGGTACTAGCATTGCTGGGTTTTTAGGCTCAGGGTTATGCTTTGGTGTGGCTTTTGGAATTGCCAAATTTGTGAAAACAAATAATGTTTAA